In one Rutidosis leptorrhynchoides isolate AG116_Rl617_1_P2 chromosome 8, CSIRO_AGI_Rlap_v1, whole genome shotgun sequence genomic region, the following are encoded:
- the LOC139862501 gene encoding UDP-sugar pyrophosphorylase-like has translation MASSSSVNSAIDRLANLQLNELSTSSSPNLQKNLSILSPHQIELGKMLLELGQGHLFEHWSDPGIDDDDKRSLLSQVSILDSSYPGGLSSYIKTARELLSDSKAGRNPFDGFTPSVPSGEVLTCGDDNFIKYEEVGVKQVQNAAFVLVAGGLGERLGYNGIKLALPMETTTGTCFLQHYIESILSLSEASCKQTEVECQRDVPLVIMTSDDTHDRTIQLLESNTYFGMKPSQVKLLKQEKVACLADNDARLALEPNNKYRIQTKPHGHGDVHALLYSSGLLKEWKDGGLRWVLFFQDTNGLLFKAIPAALGVSASKEYQVNSLTVPRKAKEAIGGITKLTHTDGREMVINVEYNQLDPLLRATGHPDGDSNCETGYSPYPGNINQLILELGPYIEELSKTGGAIKEFVNPKYKDSTKTEFKSSTRLECMMQDYPKTLPPSARVGFTVMEKWLAYSPVKNNPEDAAKVPNGNPYHSATSGEMAIYRANTMILQKAGVTVDAPVTQVFNGQEVEVWSRVVWKPKWAVTFADVKNKIKGINTVSQKSTLVIKGRNILIDGLSLDGALIVDSVDDAEVKVEGSVCNNGWIIESIDKDNTEFPEEVRIRGFRINKTEQLEQFYGEPGKFCLKP, from the exons ATGGCTTCTTCTTCATCCGTGAATTCCGccattgatagacttgcaaaccttcAACTCAATGAACTCTCCACTTCTTCATCTCCTAATTTACAGAAAAATCTCTCCATTCTATCTCCTCATCAA ATAGAGCTTGGAAAGATGTTACTGGAACTGGGTCAGGGTCATTTGTTTGAACATTGGTCTGATCCaggtattgatgatgatgataaaagatcATTACTTTCTCAG GTTTCTATTCTTGATTCAAGCTACCCTGGTGGTTTATCATCATATATTAAGACTGCAAGAGAACTATTATCAGATTCAAAAGCAGGAAGGAATCCATTTGATGGCTTTACACCTTCT GTGCCATCTGGTGAAGTTTTGACTTGCGGTGATGATAACTTTATAAAATATGAGGAGGTTGGTGTGAAGCAGGTGCAAAACGCTGCGTTTGTACTTGTTGCCGGAGGGCTTGGAGAACGTCTTGGATATAACGGAATAAAG TTGGCGTTACCGATGGAAACAACTACCGGAACTTGTTTCTTACAGCACTATATTGAGTCCATTTTATCCTTATCTGAAGCTAGCTGCAAACAGACTGAAG TTGAATGCCAAAGAGATGTACCTTTGGTGATAATGACATCAGATGACACTCACGATCGTACGATACAACTCTTGGAATCGAACACCTATTTTGGAATGAAACCATCACAAGTAAAACTTTTGAAACAG GAAAAAGTTGCTTGCTTGGCTGATAATGATGCTAGGCTTGCTTTAGAACCGAACAATAAGTACAGAATACAG ACAAAACCTCACGGCCATGGTGATGTTCATGCTCTTCTTTATTCAAGCGGTCTTCTTAAAGAATG GAAAGATGGTGGTTTGAGATGGGTTTTATTTTTCCAAGATACAAATGGGCTTCTTTTCAAG GCGATTCCTGCTGCATTAGGAGTTAGTGCCTCCAAAGAGTACCAAGTTAATTCTCTTACTGTACCTCGAAAAGCCAAAGAAGCTATTGGAGGCATTACGAAACTTACTCATACAGATG GGAGGGAAATGGTGATTAACGTTGAGTACAATCAACTTGATCCACTGCTTAGGGCAACAGGTCATCCTGACGGTGATTCCAATTGTGAAACTGGATATTCTCCGTACCCAGGAAACATAAACCAA CTGATTCTTGAACTGGGCCCTTATATAGAAGAACTTTCAAAAACGGGCGGTGCTATCAAAGAATTTGTAAACCCCAA ATACAAAGACTCCACCAAGACGGAATTCAAGTCGTCTACCAGATTGGAATGTATGATGCAGGACTATCCGAAAACGTTGCCTCCATCAGCTAGGGTTGGATTCACT GTGATGGAAAAATGGCTTGCATACTCACCTGTAAAGAACAATCCGGAGGATGCTGCAAAGGTACCCAACGGAAATCCATATCACAGTGCAACTTCTGGAGAAATGGCGATTTATCGAGCAAACACCATGATTCTTCAAAAG GCAGGAGTAACTGTAGATGCTCCAGTTACACAAGTCTTTAATGGTCAAGAAGTAGAAGTGTGGTCCCGTGTAGTGTGGAAACCAAAGTGGGCCGTAACATTTGCTGATGTTAAAAACAAAATAAAAGGCATCAATACGGTTTCTCAAAAGTCAACTTTAGTTATTAAGGGTCGAAATATTCTTATCGATGGCCTTTCATTGGATGGAGCTCTTATTGTAGATTCAGTTGATGATGCAGAG GTGAAGGTGGAAGGTTCTGTGTGTAACAATGGCTGGATTATAGAAAGTATTGACAAAGATAATACCGAATTTCCTGAAGAAGTGAGAATTCGAGGGTTTAGAATAAACAAGACAGAGCAGTTAGAACAATTTTACGGTGAACCTGGAAAATTTTGCTTGAAGCCATGA